One window from the genome of Cyclobacterium amurskyense encodes:
- a CDS encoding branched-chain amino acid aminotransferase, translated as MMNETITEKPDFDFENFTFGVQATDQMLVAKYENGAWSNFQIGPVKNISLSPLAMCLHYGQTVFEGLKAFKTTDGKINIFRLESHFKRMNRSLERMAMPALPASCFIDGIRELVSKESQWVIDDPEYALYIRPFAIATENKLGVDASHDYLFMVILSPLKAYYNSPLRVVVETNYIRSAKGGAGAAKNGGNYGASLLPQQKAKKEGFDQIIWLDSNEKKYIEESGTMNIMFILNGKTLLTPALSDSILDGITRDSIIKLAPELNLEVEERSIQISEIIDRIASGEQVEGFGVGTAAVISPIKEISYKGDSFETYVQEDAGMYRIKEMLSEIRRGIRPDPFGWSDLV; from the coding sequence ATGATGAACGAAACGATAACTGAAAAGCCGGATTTTGATTTTGAAAATTTCACTTTCGGGGTGCAAGCCACAGATCAAATGTTGGTAGCGAAGTATGAAAATGGCGCTTGGTCAAATTTCCAAATTGGTCCTGTCAAAAACATTTCCTTGTCCCCTTTGGCCATGTGCCTGCACTATGGTCAAACAGTATTTGAAGGGCTAAAAGCCTTTAAAACCACTGATGGAAAGATTAATATCTTCAGGTTAGAGTCTCATTTTAAAAGAATGAATCGTTCTCTTGAAAGGATGGCCATGCCTGCTTTGCCGGCATCGTGTTTTATTGATGGGATCCGTGAGCTTGTAAGCAAAGAAAGCCAATGGGTAATAGATGATCCTGAGTATGCACTTTATATTCGACCATTTGCTATTGCTACAGAGAACAAGCTTGGTGTAGATGCCTCCCATGATTATTTATTCATGGTAATTCTTTCCCCATTGAAAGCCTATTACAATAGCCCTTTGAGAGTGGTTGTAGAGACCAACTATATCCGTTCTGCAAAAGGAGGTGCTGGTGCAGCCAAAAATGGAGGAAATTATGGTGCTTCACTTCTACCCCAACAGAAAGCCAAAAAAGAGGGATTCGACCAAATCATTTGGCTAGATTCCAATGAAAAGAAATACATAGAAGAATCGGGTACAATGAATATCATGTTTATCCTAAATGGGAAAACATTACTTACCCCTGCACTGAGTGACAGCATATTGGACGGTATTACCAGAGATTCAATCATTAAACTTGCCCCAGAATTGAATTTGGAGGTAGAAGAAAGGTCAATTCAGATCTCGGAAATAATTGACCGAATAGCTTCAGGAGAACAAGTTGAGGGTTTTGGAGTTGGAACCGCAGCAGTTATTTCTCCGATTAAGGAAATATCCTATAAAGGTGATTCATTCGAAACCTACGTTCAGGAAGATGCTGGAATGTATCGCATAAAGGAAATGCTTTCTGAAATTAGAAGAGGCATCAGGCCTGATCCTTTTGGCTGGTCAGACCTAGTATGA
- the arfB gene encoding alternative ribosome rescue aminoacyl-tRNA hydrolase ArfB — translation MTITERIKNEIFNTELTFLASRSSGPGGQNVNKVNSRVTLFFNVPNSQYLSEEEKTKVFQKYGNRLGKDGTIQIDAQTSRSQIENKKIAIGKFYELMEKIFKRKKKRIATRPGKAAKERRLKAKRVRSEKKAMRNKNF, via the coding sequence ATGACAATTACCGAAAGAATTAAAAATGAAATTTTTAATACCGAGTTAACGTTTTTGGCTTCCAGAAGCAGTGGGCCTGGTGGACAAAACGTGAATAAGGTAAATTCAAGAGTAACTTTATTTTTTAACGTTCCCAATTCTCAATACTTGTCAGAAGAAGAAAAGACCAAGGTTTTTCAAAAGTATGGGAATAGATTGGGTAAGGATGGAACCATTCAGATCGATGCACAAACTTCTCGTTCTCAGATTGAAAACAAGAAAATTGCCATTGGGAAATTTTATGAGTTAATGGAAAAGATTTTTAAAAGGAAGAAAAAAAGAATTGCTACCCGACCAGGCAAAGCTGCCAAAGAAAGACGTTTAAAAGCAAAACGCGTTCGTTCAGAGAAAAAAGCGATGAGGAACAAGAATTTTTAA
- a CDS encoding DUF6428 family protein, translating into MKLSEIKPILKAQETLSFQLPDGTLVPEHFHVTEVGKVIRHYIDCGGTERKEEAINFQLWDADDYNHRLHPEKLLHIIELSEKVLGLSDAPIEVEFQGETIQRFGLAYNGERFLLTSKQTDCLAKEKCGVPEKKPVLKMVSTPSGGSCTPGGGCC; encoded by the coding sequence ATGAAACTTTCAGAAATAAAACCAATATTAAAAGCTCAGGAAACACTTAGTTTTCAATTGCCTGATGGAACTTTGGTTCCTGAACATTTTCACGTTACAGAAGTGGGAAAAGTAATCAGACATTATATTGATTGTGGTGGTACTGAACGTAAAGAGGAGGCGATTAATTTCCAACTTTGGGATGCCGATGATTATAACCACCGCTTACATCCAGAGAAGTTATTGCACATTATCGAATTGTCAGAAAAAGTTTTGGGATTGAGTGATGCGCCCATCGAAGTTGAATTTCAAGGTGAAACCATTCAGCGGTTTGGATTGGCTTATAACGGAGAAAGATTTTTACTTACCAGTAAACAAACGGATTGCTTGGCAAAAGAGAAATGCGGTGTCCCTGAGAAGAAGCCTGTATTGAAGATGGTTAGTACTCCTTCGGGTGGAAGCTGTACTCCTGGTGGGGGCTGCTGTTAG
- a CDS encoding ABC transporter ATP-binding protein produces MKANKSKVSLKSVFKTIIWPRRKYIFIGLFLIIISRLSGLVLPWASKYLVDDVIPSSDFELLKWLIVAVVVSVTIQSVTSFGLTQILSVEAQNLIAKLRVEVQAHIIRLPIRFFDNAKTGELVSRVMTDVEGVRNLVGTGLAQMVGGLLTSMISLVLLIYISPKMTLYVLVPVIIFGVISLKAFGRIRPIFRERGKINAEVTGRLTETLGGIRVIKGFNAENQETKIFESGVNKLFLNVKSSLTATSFVTSAATFLLGLASAGIMGIGGYMIMEDQLTFGDFLAFTLLLGFMIAPILQMSNIGSQLTEAFAGLDRTQELMNIPLEADPLTRNILLPEIKGRVAFENVHFEYESGTEIIKGVDFIAEPGTVTALVGSSGSGKTTISGLVASFLNPTKGRVTIDGQDLSKIDLDSFRRQLGVVLQDDFLFEGTIRENIMFPRPDASEELLQDAVKSAYVHQFTDHFEKGLETVIGERGVKLSGGQRQRLAIARAILANPRILILDEATSNLDAESEHFIQSSLKSLMEGRTTFVIAHRLSTIRQADQILVIEKGQIVERGHHDELISTNGRYHDLYTFQARI; encoded by the coding sequence ATGAAAGCAAATAAAAGTAAGGTCAGTTTAAAAAGTGTTTTTAAAACCATAATCTGGCCGAGAAGAAAATATATTTTTATTGGACTCTTTTTAATAATTATCAGTAGGTTATCTGGTTTAGTTTTACCTTGGGCCAGCAAGTACCTTGTTGATGATGTCATTCCCTCCAGTGATTTTGAATTATTAAAATGGCTCATAGTTGCTGTGGTTGTTTCGGTTACCATCCAATCAGTAACTTCATTTGGATTAACACAAATTTTAAGTGTTGAGGCCCAAAATCTGATTGCTAAATTGAGGGTGGAAGTTCAGGCTCACATTATTCGCTTGCCAATACGATTTTTTGACAATGCCAAAACTGGGGAATTGGTATCCCGAGTAATGACTGATGTAGAAGGAGTACGAAACCTGGTAGGGACAGGACTTGCCCAAATGGTAGGTGGATTGTTAACATCCATGATCAGTTTGGTATTACTGATTTATATCAGTCCAAAAATGACTTTGTACGTCTTGGTCCCTGTAATAATTTTTGGCGTTATTTCCCTAAAAGCTTTTGGCCGGATTCGTCCAATATTCAGAGAAAGAGGAAAAATCAATGCTGAGGTTACAGGAAGACTGACTGAAACATTAGGAGGTATCCGGGTTATCAAAGGCTTTAATGCTGAAAATCAAGAAACAAAAATATTTGAATCAGGAGTAAACAAATTGTTTTTAAATGTAAAAAGTAGCTTAACTGCCACAAGCTTTGTTACCAGCGCGGCTACCTTTTTACTTGGACTTGCTTCGGCCGGAATAATGGGTATAGGCGGCTACATGATCATGGAAGACCAATTGACATTTGGTGATTTCCTTGCCTTTACCTTATTGTTAGGTTTTATGATTGCCCCTATTCTTCAAATGAGCAATATAGGAAGTCAATTGACCGAAGCTTTTGCAGGTTTGGACAGGACTCAGGAATTAATGAACATCCCATTAGAGGCGGACCCATTGACCAGAAATATTCTCTTGCCGGAGATAAAAGGTAGGGTAGCATTTGAAAATGTTCATTTTGAATATGAATCAGGTACTGAAATAATAAAGGGAGTAGATTTTATTGCTGAACCAGGAACAGTCACTGCCTTGGTTGGGAGTTCAGGGTCAGGAAAAACCACCATTTCAGGTCTTGTAGCTTCTTTTTTAAACCCAACCAAAGGAAGGGTAACCATAGATGGACAAGACCTTAGTAAAATAGATTTGGATTCATTTAGAAGACAATTGGGTGTAGTATTGCAGGATGATTTTCTTTTTGAAGGTACAATCCGAGAAAACATAATGTTTCCAAGACCTGACGCTTCAGAAGAGTTACTTCAGGATGCTGTGAAATCAGCTTATGTCCATCAGTTTACAGATCATTTCGAAAAAGGCCTAGAAACGGTTATAGGTGAAAGGGGTGTAAAACTTTCAGGAGGGCAGAGACAAAGACTTGCCATCGCCAGGGCCATTCTCGCCAATCCAAGAATTCTTATCCTTGATGAAGCGACTAGCAATCTTGATGCTGAGAGTGAACATTTTATTCAGTCCAGTTTGAAAAGCTTAATGGAAGGAAGAACCACCTTTGTAATTGCCCACAGACTTAGTACCATCAGGCAAGCAGATCAGATTCTCGTCATTGAAAAAGGGCAGATTGTAGAACGTGGACACCACGATGAATTGATAAGCACAAATGGAAGGTACCATGATTTGTACACCTTTCAGGCTAGAATTTAG
- a CDS encoding NAD(P)/FAD-dependent oxidoreductase → MLSTEKSVYIIGAGISGLVAAIELERAGYFPVILEGSDSIGGRVKTDETYGYLLDHGFQVLLTAYPELSRYLDLDKLNLKKFKAGAIILEAGGQSFAIHDPIRNPLKVFAMAFSKVGTLWDKYKMYALTKRLKEKSIEAIFTSPQSTTLTYLKDFGFSNRIIHNFFKPFFSGIFLEDQLSTSSRMFEFVFKMFGQGYAAIPEKGMGQIPQQLFEQLAHTQIRFNTKVSLIENNTIHLDSGNSLTADQIIIATAPGKLIGQDNLDYHQVTNLYFTLQQSFIVKPMIGLVPDDKFMINNLVFLTDVSKKYASDGRALLSVSIIKDVKGLENLETLVTKELEALTGIDANFFEHIKTYSIEKALPKLTDVKNSAPLQHVKLFDNVFLAGDQLLNGSINAAMTSGRLAVKALLSNA, encoded by the coding sequence ATGCTTTCAACTGAAAAAAGTGTATACATTATTGGAGCTGGAATTTCCGGCCTTGTGGCAGCAATAGAGCTTGAAAGGGCGGGTTATTTTCCAGTAATTCTTGAAGGGTCTGATAGCATTGGAGGTAGAGTGAAAACTGATGAAACATACGGTTATTTGCTCGATCATGGTTTTCAAGTTTTGCTAACTGCTTATCCAGAATTAAGTCGCTACCTTGATTTGGATAAGCTAAATTTGAAAAAGTTTAAGGCTGGGGCAATTATTCTCGAAGCTGGTGGACAATCTTTTGCCATTCATGACCCGATTCGGAACCCACTTAAGGTTTTTGCTATGGCATTTTCTAAAGTCGGGACACTTTGGGACAAGTATAAAATGTATGCGCTGACTAAAAGGTTAAAAGAAAAAAGTATAGAGGCTATATTCACTAGTCCACAGAGTACAACTTTAACCTATTTAAAAGATTTTGGTTTTTCAAATCGCATTATTCATAATTTCTTCAAGCCATTTTTTAGTGGGATATTTCTAGAAGATCAACTTTCAACATCTTCAAGGATGTTTGAATTTGTTTTTAAAATGTTTGGTCAGGGATATGCTGCCATTCCTGAAAAGGGCATGGGGCAAATTCCTCAACAACTTTTCGAACAATTAGCACATACCCAAATCCGGTTCAATACCAAGGTTTCATTAATTGAAAACAATACCATTCACCTTGATTCCGGAAATTCTTTGACTGCTGATCAGATTATCATTGCAACAGCTCCTGGAAAGCTTATTGGACAAGATAACCTGGACTATCATCAAGTTACCAATCTGTATTTTACCTTACAGCAATCATTTATAGTTAAACCTATGATTGGTTTGGTACCTGATGATAAGTTCATGATCAACAATTTGGTGTTCTTGACTGATGTTAGTAAAAAATATGCCAGTGATGGTAGGGCCTTATTGTCTGTTTCCATTATTAAGGATGTCAAAGGATTAGAAAATCTGGAGACACTAGTAACAAAGGAATTAGAAGCTTTAACAGGGATTGATGCCAATTTTTTTGAACACATTAAAACTTATAGCATTGAGAAAGCATTGCCAAAGCTCACAGATGTGAAAAATAGTGCTCCCCTGCAACATGTGAAATTATTCGACAATGTTTTTCTAGCAGGGGATCAATTATTAAATGGCTCTATCAATGCAGCAATGACTTCAGGTAGATTGGCTGTAAAGGCATTGCTCAGTAATGCCTAA
- a CDS encoding DEAD/DEAH box helicase → MGFEKATPIQEQAIPIILGGKDLIATAQTGTGKTAAFILPVLNEISKGDRNGVKVLIIAPTRELAIQIDQQIQGLAYFLGISSIPIYGGGDGKVWEQQRKALEMGADIVVATPGRLIALLAGGKVNFDSLENLILDEADRMLDMGFSEDILTIVKYLPQKRQTLLFSATMPPKIRKFSQQILHDPEQISIALGKTAKGVSQYVYHVYDGQKEALVNHILKSQDFQAVIIFCSTKDKVKSLYKVLRKSFMVEAFHADLDQNERELIMSSFKNKSLKILVATDILSRGIDVEDIEMVINFDTPNDPEDYVHRVGRTARAEKKGKAVTFVNEKDRYKYKNIENLIGMEIEVLPNPEDIGKGPDLSKSHSNKSNAGNRNASGNKKKGNSYKKQSRPNDKKRSSETANVKTEPRPKIKASSDKGKFRERKNIKNEGE, encoded by the coding sequence ATGGGTTTTGAAAAAGCAACTCCCATACAAGAGCAAGCAATACCAATAATACTAGGAGGGAAAGACCTGATAGCAACTGCACAGACAGGGACAGGAAAAACTGCCGCTTTTATATTGCCAGTGCTTAATGAAATAAGTAAAGGGGATAGAAATGGGGTTAAAGTTTTGATAATTGCCCCAACAAGGGAGCTTGCCATCCAAATAGATCAGCAAATCCAGGGACTTGCCTATTTTTTAGGAATTAGTTCTATTCCCATTTATGGAGGAGGAGACGGGAAAGTCTGGGAGCAACAAAGAAAAGCCTTGGAAATGGGTGCTGACATAGTAGTAGCTACTCCTGGTAGGTTGATAGCCCTTCTTGCAGGGGGTAAAGTGAATTTTGATTCCCTTGAAAATTTAATATTAGATGAGGCTGACAGAATGTTGGATATGGGGTTTTCAGAAGATATTCTGACGATTGTAAAATACCTTCCTCAAAAACGACAGACCTTGTTGTTTTCTGCTACCATGCCTCCCAAAATCAGGAAATTCTCTCAACAGATTTTACATGATCCCGAACAAATATCCATTGCTTTGGGTAAAACAGCTAAAGGGGTCAGTCAATATGTTTACCATGTATATGATGGGCAAAAAGAGGCATTGGTAAACCATATACTGAAATCCCAGGATTTTCAAGCGGTTATAATTTTCTGTTCGACCAAGGATAAAGTCAAGTCTTTGTATAAGGTATTGAGAAAAAGCTTTATGGTGGAAGCTTTTCATGCAGACTTGGATCAGAATGAGAGGGAATTAATTATGTCTTCCTTTAAAAACAAATCATTAAAGATCCTTGTTGCTACAGATATACTCTCAAGAGGGATTGATGTGGAGGATATCGAAATGGTAATTAATTTTGATACACCTAATGATCCAGAAGATTATGTGCATAGGGTAGGGCGTACTGCTAGAGCAGAGAAGAAAGGGAAAGCCGTTACTTTTGTCAATGAAAAAGACAGGTATAAATATAAAAATATTGAGAACCTTATCGGCATGGAAATTGAGGTATTGCCTAATCCAGAAGATATAGGGAAAGGACCTGATTTATCTAAGAGCCATTCTAATAAGTCCAATGCAGGGAATAGAAACGCATCAGGAAATAAGAAAAAAGGAAACTCCTATAAGAAACAGTCTAGGCCGAACGATAAAAAAAGATCAAGTGAAACGGCTAATGTAAAAACCGAGCCAAGACCTAAGATAAAAGCCTCTTCGGATAAGGGGAAGTTTCGTGAGAGGAAAAATATAAAAAATGAGGGTGAATAA
- a CDS encoding DoxX family protein, whose product MDEAFLYAMAIFYMTVGVMHFVKPALFTSIIPPFIPKRKLVNKLVGSIEVGLGFGLIFEPVRIVAAYGIILLLIAVFPANLYMYQRKHLGIPKWLLLIRLPMQLALIGWAYLYT is encoded by the coding sequence ATGGATGAAGCATTTCTTTATGCGATGGCAATTTTTTATATGACAGTGGGGGTTATGCATTTTGTAAAACCTGCCTTGTTTACAAGTATTATCCCGCCTTTTATTCCTAAACGCAAATTGGTTAACAAATTAGTAGGGAGTATAGAGGTAGGATTAGGATTTGGTTTGATTTTTGAGCCGGTTCGAATTGTAGCTGCCTATGGAATCATCCTTTTGTTAATTGCAGTATTTCCAGCCAATCTATACATGTATCAAAGAAAGCATTTAGGGATTCCAAAGTGGTTGTTGTTGATTAGACTTCCGATGCAATTGGCATTAATTGGCTGGGCATATTTGTACACTTAA
- a CDS encoding M15 family metallopeptidase → MKEKIKVVQQLLAEKGLYRGAIDGIFGPETLKSLNRVPGMSVNLPNVRKVTTMIQIGAREKGFNSGAIDGMWGPQTQYAFEELVYLQKYGKVREPWRPEEINPMNRWPRQNSPAFHEFYGLRAKNLVTVTVPYEMKIAWDMRYRAKKITCHTKVAESLLLVLENVRNIYGENEIERLALNRFGGCFNNRLMRGGTQWSTHSWGVALDFDPARNQLTWGRNQAAFAHPVYNDWWRCWEEEGWVSLGRRKNYDWMHVQAAEV, encoded by the coding sequence ATGAAAGAAAAAATCAAAGTAGTCCAACAATTGCTGGCAGAAAAAGGATTGTACAGAGGTGCAATTGATGGTATTTTTGGTCCGGAAACACTCAAAAGCCTCAATCGAGTACCAGGAATGAGCGTCAATCTTCCAAATGTGAGAAAGGTTACGACCATGATTCAAATAGGAGCCAGAGAAAAAGGTTTTAATTCTGGAGCTATAGACGGGATGTGGGGCCCTCAGACCCAATATGCTTTTGAAGAATTGGTTTATTTACAAAAGTATGGTAAAGTCAGAGAACCTTGGAGGCCTGAAGAGATCAACCCTATGAATCGCTGGCCCAGGCAAAATTCACCTGCTTTTCACGAATTTTATGGTCTTCGGGCAAAAAATCTTGTGACAGTGACAGTGCCTTATGAAATGAAAATAGCTTGGGATATGAGGTATAGGGCAAAGAAAATCACCTGTCATACCAAGGTTGCAGAGAGTCTTTTATTGGTGTTAGAAAATGTGCGAAATATTTATGGGGAGAATGAAATTGAAAGGCTAGCGCTAAACAGGTTTGGAGGGTGTTTTAATAATAGGCTGATGCGAGGAGGAACACAATGGTCAACCCATTCTTGGGGAGTTGCCCTTGATTTTGACCCAGCTAGAAACCAATTGACCTGGGGAAGGAACCAAGCCGCATTTGCACACCCCGTGTACAATGACTGGTGGAGATGTTGGGAAGAAGAAGGTTGGGTAAGCCTCGGCAGGAGAAAAAATTACGATTGGATGCACGTTCAGGCTGCTGAAGTGTAA
- a CDS encoding ATP-binding protein — protein MKQLLIFLEMVVKSRMDHEIGKTASLTKPNLDLYFDPNEFLGKIIKELDIKNQELLLLALAMVPYIDPGFLSKIVQEYFPEGTSLPEFGGYKSKYHRGIIPTGETLLYLLGGSDPVSRKKYFSVFQDSRLLKEGHILIGEASEEEPFYAAPIYPDQEFADKLLMESIRPPKPSPNFPAELIRTELEWEDLILSEKTFSQIKALEDWLTYNKRLMEDWGLKRSVKPGYRVMFFGPPGTGKTLTAGLLGKYTGKDVYRVDLSLVVSKYIGETEKNLSRLFQKASGKSWILFFDEADALFGKRTNVKDARDKHSNQEVAYLLQRIEAYPEMVILASNYKSNLDTAFIRRFQTIIDFEPPGVSERLALWKQYLPKKIALESRLVLEDLARKYPLTGANIVNIIQQVGLKTMAGKHKEIKEELLIQCIRYEIQKEGKIH, from the coding sequence ATGAAACAATTGTTAATTTTTTTGGAGATGGTGGTCAAAAGCAGGATGGACCATGAAATTGGAAAAACAGCAAGCCTGACCAAACCTAATCTGGATCTTTATTTTGACCCCAATGAATTTTTAGGAAAAATTATTAAAGAGCTTGATATCAAAAACCAGGAGTTGTTATTGCTAGCACTTGCAATGGTGCCCTATATAGATCCTGGGTTTTTGAGTAAGATAGTGCAGGAGTATTTTCCCGAAGGTACATCACTTCCTGAATTTGGGGGGTACAAAAGTAAATACCATCGCGGGATTATTCCTACAGGTGAAACCTTGCTTTATTTATTAGGAGGAAGTGACCCGGTTTCAAGAAAGAAGTATTTTTCTGTTTTTCAGGATTCTCGCTTACTAAAAGAGGGGCATATTTTGATTGGAGAGGCTTCTGAAGAAGAGCCATTCTATGCCGCACCTATTTACCCAGATCAGGAATTTGCAGATAAGTTATTGATGGAAAGTATCAGGCCTCCCAAACCTAGCCCGAACTTTCCAGCCGAATTGATTCGTACAGAGCTTGAATGGGAAGATCTAATACTGTCCGAGAAAACGTTTTCACAAATCAAAGCGCTGGAAGATTGGTTGACCTACAATAAGCGCTTGATGGAAGATTGGGGATTAAAACGTAGCGTGAAGCCGGGTTATAGAGTGATGTTCTTTGGTCCACCGGGCACAGGAAAAACCCTAACAGCAGGATTATTAGGTAAATATACAGGCAAGGATGTTTATAGGGTTGACCTGTCTCTTGTGGTGTCTAAATACATTGGTGAAACCGAAAAAAATCTCTCACGGCTTTTTCAGAAGGCTTCAGGTAAAAGCTGGATTTTGTTTTTTGATGAGGCTGATGCACTTTTTGGAAAAAGGACAAATGTCAAAGACGCAAGAGACAAACATTCCAATCAAGAGGTAGCCTATTTATTACAGCGCATAGAAGCCTATCCTGAAATGGTGATTTTGGCTTCCAATTATAAAAGCAATTTGGATACAGCCTTTATCAGAAGGTTTCAGACAATTATTGATTTCGAACCTCCGGGTGTTAGTGAAAGGCTGGCATTATGGAAACAATATTTGCCCAAAAAGATTGCTCTGGAATCAAGGTTGGTCTTGGAAGATTTGGCTAGAAAATATCCCCTTACCGGTGCCAATATTGTAAATATTATTCAGCAGGTAGGTTTAAAGACTATGGCTGGTAAACATAAAGAAATTAAAGAAGAACTATTGATTCAGTGCATAAGGTATGAAATTCAAAAAGAAGGTAAAATTCACTAG
- a CDS encoding tetratricopeptide repeat protein has product MEKEKAIAFNNEGARHFLKQNFEKAAECYDKAYELDSKNTSILNNMGLYYQQQKDYDKAILFFEKAIQIEMKPHFLVNLGNALSMKGEYAIAWDKFSEAVERFPEHQNAKISLAKLATHINELEKAVQIWKSIIEEHPTDQNLIQLVKVFMRMNHWEEARQTLTSIPPNYWTGLVWFLAGQCEFHLKNYGFAIKSFKSALAEEPDNTSYRHYLAMTFLAVGQVSEGLDHLIKNSRLEPDNPAILTDLAVVYLSKGEFEMAKNWLNKALDLDPSFEKALHYKSKMKQIDTGKQEQN; this is encoded by the coding sequence ATGGAAAAAGAGAAGGCCATTGCTTTCAATAATGAAGGTGCAAGGCATTTTTTGAAGCAAAATTTTGAAAAGGCAGCAGAATGCTATGATAAAGCCTACGAGTTAGATTCAAAAAACACATCCATCTTAAATAATATGGGCCTTTATTATCAACAGCAAAAAGACTACGATAAGGCCATATTGTTTTTTGAAAAAGCGATACAAATTGAAATGAAGCCGCATTTTCTGGTGAATTTAGGGAATGCGTTGTCCATGAAAGGTGAATATGCGATTGCTTGGGATAAGTTTTCTGAAGCAGTGGAACGGTTCCCTGAGCACCAAAATGCAAAAATTAGTTTGGCAAAGCTTGCCACCCATATCAATGAGTTGGAAAAAGCAGTGCAGATCTGGAAAAGCATAATAGAAGAGCATCCCACTGATCAAAATTTAATACAACTTGTTAAGGTTTTTATGAGGATGAACCATTGGGAAGAGGCAAGACAGACTTTGACTTCTATACCTCCTAATTACTGGACAGGGCTTGTCTGGTTTTTGGCTGGGCAATGTGAATTTCATTTAAAAAACTATGGTTTTGCCATTAAATCTTTTAAATCAGCCCTTGCAGAGGAACCTGACAATACTTCTTATCGACATTATTTGGCTATGACCTTCCTTGCAGTAGGTCAAGTATCAGAAGGCTTGGACCATTTGATTAAAAATTCCCGTTTGGAACCAGATAATCCAGCAATTTTAACAGATTTAGCAGTTGTTTACCTTAGTAAAGGAGAGTTTGAGATGGCAAAGAATTGGTTGAATAAAGCCCTTGATTTGGATCCAAGTTTTGAGAAAGCTTTACATTATAAATCCAAAATGAAGCAAATCGATACCGGTAAACAAGAACAAAATTGA